From the genome of Campylobacter magnus, one region includes:
- a CDS encoding MBOAT family O-acyltransferase, whose translation MTFFSPEFVLLFLLFFVIYWAAKNFVSMQKLLILFASYAFICANSLYFALVLFGFTCAVFVCGKYLQEHGKLVRLLEQSQKFSKDLANNTKNNTQNNSQSAEIISYKNKFAPTSNLALGVIIGFCVLFLCFFKYYDFFYGVFAGFFEFFGLSLFESVAFPLGVSYYTFMSITYLLAMYRGQCERCDDFISLACFLAFFPSIVMGPISRASDEKGLRALLPQFNEPKNFSCGDEIFTLALFACVKLLVISSLLSPYVNNIFSSVYSSSSSASEILLAILLYGVVLYANFSGFIDMSRALALALGFELAQNFAMPYAARNIREFWQRWHITLTTFITRYIYIPLGGSAKGFTRTQINVLIAFGLSGIWHGAEWNFLIWGLLHGVGLVIFNAYKALALPQLNYYVSLILTYIFVSFAWIFFANDFDNSLVILKGLFAALAAGNFGQQTALVVLLLVGVCLYHKCAGFFDFCVHMLSCMPILLKALVLGLVFSVIIAIMPSGIPSFIYASF comes from the coding sequence ATGACTTTTTTCTCACCTGAGTTTGTGCTACTTTTTTTGCTGTTTTTTGTGATATACTGGGCGGCTAAAAACTTTGTTAGCATGCAAAAATTGCTGATTTTATTTGCTTCTTATGCCTTTATTTGCGCAAATAGCTTGTATTTTGCGCTGGTGCTTTTTGGCTTTACTTGCGCTGTTTTTGTGTGTGGCAAGTATCTGCAAGAACACGGCAAGCTTGTGCGCTTATTAGAACAAAGCCAAAAATTCAGCAAAGATTTGGCAAATAATACAAAAAATAATACACAAAATAATTCGCAAAGTGCTGAGATTATTTCATATAAAAATAAGTTCGCACCTACTTCAAATCTAGCTTTGGGCGTGATTATTGGCTTTTGTGTGCTGTTTTTGTGCTTTTTTAAATATTATGATTTCTTTTATGGAGTATTTGCTGGATTTTTTGAGTTTTTTGGGCTTAGTCTTTTTGAGAGTGTGGCGTTTCCGCTGGGCGTGTCATACTATACATTTATGAGTATTACATATTTGCTGGCTATGTACAGGGGGCAGTGTGAGAGGTGTGATGATTTTATCTCTCTAGCTTGCTTTTTAGCGTTTTTTCCTAGTATTGTGATGGGACCTATTAGCCGTGCTAGCGATGAGAAGGGTCTTAGGGCGCTTTTGCCGCAGTTTAACGAGCCAAAGAATTTCTCTTGTGGTGATGAGATTTTCACGCTTGCCCTTTTTGCTTGTGTGAAACTACTGGTGATTAGCTCGCTACTTAGCCCTTATGTAAATAATATTTTTAGCTCGGTTTATTCATCATCATCTTCTGCTAGCGAGATACTGCTTGCGATTTTGCTTTATGGCGTGGTGCTATATGCGAACTTTAGTGGATTTATAGATATGAGCCGCGCGCTTGCCTTAGCCCTTGGCTTTGAGCTAGCGCAGAACTTTGCTATGCCGTATGCAGCTAGAAATATTAGGGAGTTTTGGCAGCGTTGGCATATCACGCTAACTACTTTTATTACGCGTTATATTTATATTCCGCTTGGTGGGTCGGCTAAGGGCTTTACTCGCACGCAAATAAATGTGCTTATTGCCTTTGGGCTTTCTGGAATTTGGCATGGAGCAGAGTGGAATTTTCTCATCTGGGGGCTGCTTCATGGCGTGGGGCTGGTGATTTTTAACGCTTATAAAGCCTTAGCCCTGCCGCAGCTAAACTACTATGTATCTTTGATTTTAACCTATATTTTTGTTAGTTTTGCGTGGATATTTTTTGCCAATGACTTTGATAATAGCTTAGTCATACTAAAAGGGCTTTTTGCAGCGCTAGCAGCTGGGAATTTTGGCCAGCAGACAGCACTAGTGGTTTTGCTGCTTGTGGGCGTTTGCTTATATCACAAATGCGCTGGATTTTTTGACTTTTGTGTTCATATGCTCTCATGCATGCCAATCCTACTTAAAGCTCTTGTGCTAGGGCTTGTTTTTAGCGTGATAATTGCTATTATGCCTAGTGGAATTCCAAGTTTTATTTATGCGAGTTTTTAA
- a CDS encoding nitronate monooxygenase, producing MEFKSLKIGKYEIKYPIVQGGMGLGISWDKLAGTVSANGALGVISSVGTGYYDHLKYAAKTLKDKPLDSINFYSREGFKAIIDNARKICGDAPLAANIMCACNDYARIVKDACEHGINIIISGAGLPTSLPEFTKDFKEVALVPIVSSVQALKIICKRWLSRYGVLPDAVVLEGPLSGGHQGFSYEQCMDPNYQLEKLIAPVVAEANEWAKQKGSPIPVIAAGGIWDHDDIKNAMSLGASGVQMGTRFIGTHECDASLEFKQTLISAKKEDIELIKSPVGYPARGIKTNLFKLMQKGEAPKINCISNCVAPCNRGEGAKKVGYCIADRLYDGVMGRLETGLFFSGANGYRLKEIISVKELIGKLIHGENK from the coding sequence ATGGAATTTAAAAGCTTAAAAATAGGTAAATACGAGATAAAATATCCCATAGTCCAAGGTGGCATGGGACTAGGCATAAGCTGGGATAAGCTAGCTGGCACTGTAAGCGCAAATGGTGCCCTTGGCGTGATCAGCTCTGTTGGCACAGGATACTACGACCACCTAAAATACGCCGCTAAAACGCTAAAAGACAAGCCTCTTGATAGCATAAACTTTTACTCAAGAGAGGGCTTTAAAGCTATAATAGATAATGCTAGAAAAATCTGCGGCGATGCTCCACTAGCTGCAAATATCATGTGTGCTTGTAATGACTATGCCAGGATAGTAAAAGACGCCTGCGAGCATGGCATAAACATAATAATAAGCGGCGCAGGCTTGCCTACTAGCTTGCCTGAGTTTACAAAAGACTTCAAAGAAGTAGCCTTGGTGCCAATAGTAAGCTCAGTCCAAGCTCTAAAAATCATTTGCAAACGCTGGCTTTCTCGCTATGGCGTGCTGCCTGATGCTGTGGTGCTAGAAGGCCCACTCTCAGGCGGTCACCAAGGCTTTAGCTACGAGCAGTGCATGGATCCAAACTACCAGCTTGAAAAGCTAATTGCCCCAGTAGTAGCTGAGGCAAACGAGTGGGCTAAGCAAAAAGGCTCGCCTATACCAGTAATTGCAGCCGGCGGTATCTGGGATCATGATGATATCAAAAACGCTATGAGTCTAGGCGCAAGTGGCGTTCAAATGGGAACTCGCTTTATAGGCACGCATGAGTGCGATGCAAGCCTTGAGTTTAAGCAAACTTTAATCTCAGCAAAAAAAGAAGACATCGAGCTAATAAAAAGCCCAGTTGGCTACCCAGCCCGTGGTATAAAAACAAATCTTTTTAAACTAATGCAAAAAGGCGAGGCTCCAAAAATAAACTGCATCAGTAACTGCGTAGCTCCATGCAACCGTGGAGAGGGTGCAAAAAAAGTAGGATATTGTATAGCAGATAGACTATATGATGGCGTGATGGGACGCCTTGAGACAGGGCTATTTTTTAGCGGTGCAAATGGCTACCGCCTAAAAGAAATAATAAGTGTAAAAGAGCTAATTGGCAAACTAATTCATGGGGAAAATAAGTAG
- the mnmC gene encoding bifunctional tRNA (5-methylaminomethyl-2-thiouridine)(34)-methyltransferase MnmD/FAD-dependent 5-carboxymethylaminomethyl-2-thiouridine(34) oxidoreductase MnmC, whose product MLLKDGVPYNERFGDVYFDANDPKAERQSVYASAIDEVKKDEIIIAESGFGFGLNFFVSLKKAQALGKKLHYIACEIEPISVADLQCFYADFSEFRELFCEFISFYYPIKDEILRIYFGDFGILDFYFGAAFAWLENSDFRADIFYIDGFSPSKNTELFSTDFLALVREHCAKDAILRSYSCARVFKDALSKNAFIYEKRAGQGKKREFIHALCAKPMAKKHTLNPWFARGNSALTKKPQNVVIIGAGITGLLTAYRLKELGISSVVLEKNHSLKNGASSNLAGLCLPLIHKPSSLLAKAHIRAFLAAISFYKKHSELAPFVKFCGAKYIAKNEDEKQRFKEAFLAYPAFFAKNGDEILVKHAMQIAPLALRQFLASRLDVRFGCEVEKIFDSDLRLKSGQKISFDALIIAGGAHSNELIKSYDKNILLSAVRGQATHIKPCYNGVPLSHKGYICAPFSSVQVIGSSFDRLDLDCEIRESENDENIAKVAQYLGKNVKVLGANAGLRAYSGDRFALISQMHDYQGFCEDYKALLWQKNKVQILPPPRYKKGIFVNTAHGAHALSTAVLGSEIMLDLLLNRPLCISHSLFSEFHSARFLIRKLKKGLEV is encoded by the coding sequence ATGCTGTTAAAAGACGGAGTGCCGTATAATGAGCGTTTTGGCGATGTGTATTTTGACGCAAATGACCCAAAGGCTGAGAGGCAAAGCGTGTATGCAAGTGCTATTGATGAAGTAAAAAAAGATGAAATTATCATCGCTGAGAGCGGTTTTGGCTTTGGGCTAAACTTTTTTGTTAGCCTTAAAAAAGCGCAGGCTTTGGGCAAAAAACTTCATTATATAGCCTGTGAAATAGAGCCTATTAGCGTGGCTGATTTGCAGTGTTTTTATGCTGATTTTAGCGAGTTTAGAGAGCTTTTTTGTGAGTTTATAAGCTTTTATTATCCTATAAAAGATGAGATTTTGCGCATATATTTTGGCGATTTTGGGATTTTGGACTTTTATTTTGGAGCTGCTTTTGCTTGGCTTGAAAACAGCGATTTTAGGGCTGATATTTTCTATATTGACGGCTTTAGCCCTAGCAAAAATACTGAGCTTTTTAGCACTGATTTTTTAGCTCTTGTAAGAGAGCATTGCGCTAAGGATGCTATTTTGCGCTCGTATTCTTGCGCTAGGGTGTTTAAGGACGCTTTAAGCAAAAATGCCTTTATATATGAAAAAAGAGCAGGGCAGGGCAAAAAGCGTGAGTTTATCCACGCACTTTGTGCTAAGCCTATGGCAAAAAAGCACACTTTAAATCCATGGTTTGCCAGAGGGAATTCTGCGTTGACAAAAAAGCCCCAAAATGTAGTAATAATCGGCGCAGGTATCACAGGGCTACTCACAGCTTATAGACTAAAAGAACTTGGCATTTCTAGCGTGGTTTTAGAAAAAAATCATAGCTTAAAAAATGGAGCTAGTTCTAATCTTGCTGGGCTTTGCTTGCCACTTATTCATAAACCTAGTTCGCTACTAGCAAAGGCGCATATCAGGGCTTTTTTGGCAGCTATAAGCTTTTATAAAAAGCACAGCGAGCTTGCGCCATTTGTGAAATTTTGCGGCGCAAAATACATCGCTAAAAATGAGGATGAAAAACAGCGTTTTAAAGAGGCTTTTTTGGCTTACCCTGCGTTTTTTGCTAAAAACGGCGATGAGATTTTGGTAAAACACGCTATGCAAATCGCTCCGCTAGCTTTAAGGCAGTTTTTAGCTAGCAGGCTTGATGTGCGCTTTGGCTGTGAGGTTGAAAAGATTTTTGATAGCGATTTGCGCCTTAAAAGTGGGCAAAAAATCAGCTTTGATGCGCTTATTATCGCTGGTGGTGCGCACTCAAATGAGCTTATAAAAAGCTATGATAAAAACATTTTGCTAAGTGCGGTTCGTGGGCAAGCTACGCATATAAAGCCTTGCTACAATGGCGTCCCGCTTAGTCATAAGGGCTACATTTGTGCGCCTTTTAGCAGCGTTCAGGTGATTGGCTCTAGCTTTGATAGGCTAGATCTAGACTGTGAGATTAGAGAGAGCGAAAATGATGAAAATATCGCAAAAGTAGCGCAGTATCTTGGCAAAAATGTTAAAGTTTTAGGCGCAAATGCTGGGCTTAGAGCTTATAGTGGCGATAGGTTTGCGCTGATTTCGCAGATGCACGATTATCAAGGCTTTTGCGAGGATTACAAGGCTCTTTTGTGGCAAAAAAACAAAGTCCAGATTTTGCCGCCGCCACGCTACAAAAAGGGCATTTTTGTAAATACCGCACACGGTGCGCACGCACTTAGCACGGCTGTTTTAGGCTCTGAGATAATGCTTGATTTGCTTTTAAATCGTCCGCTGTGCATTAGCCATAGTCTTTTTAGCGAGTTTCACAGCGCAAGGTTTTTGATTAGAAAACTTAAAAAGGGCTTGGAGGTTTAG
- the tyrS gene encoding tyrosine--tRNA ligase gives MNINEIIKELKKGTAEIIDFERIEKLIKDYYENGKEFLVKIGMDPTAADLHLGHTVILNKLAFLQKHGAKVQFLIGDFTARIGDPTGKSVTRKVLSQKEVEKNAETYKEQVFKVLDPAKTQIMFNSEWLNELGAGGLIALAGTFSVTRMLERDDFTKRYNAQQSIAISEFLYPLLQGYDSVAMKCDIELGGTDQKFNLLMGRTLQRTYEVGKEQAVLMMPLLVGLDGTNKMSKSLGNYIGISEPANTIFAKVMSISDELMWEWYLLLSNKSVDEIETLKASVEDGSVHPMEVKKALGCELVERFYDEANAKSARAEWESVHSKGALPSDMKEYESEGKIWIVEALKLCGLVNSSSDARRAIKANSVSINKSKINDEQLHLESGEYVLQVGKKAYAKLKVKNGI, from the coding sequence TTGAATATAAATGAAATCATAAAAGAACTAAAAAAAGGCACTGCTGAGATAATAGATTTTGAGCGCATTGAAAAGCTTATAAAAGATTATTATGAAAATGGCAAGGAGTTTTTGGTAAAAATCGGTATGGATCCTACTGCGGCTGATTTGCACCTAGGGCATACGGTGATTTTAAACAAGCTTGCTTTTTTACAAAAACACGGCGCAAAGGTGCAGTTTTTGATCGGTGATTTCACAGCCCGCATAGGCGATCCTACTGGCAAGAGCGTAACTAGAAAGGTTCTTAGCCAAAAAGAAGTAGAAAAAAACGCTGAGACCTACAAAGAACAAGTTTTCAAAGTCCTTGATCCTGCCAAAACGCAGATTATGTTTAACTCAGAGTGGCTAAATGAACTAGGAGCTGGTGGGCTAATTGCGCTAGCTGGCACTTTTAGCGTTACTAGAATGCTTGAGCGTGATGATTTTACAAAGCGTTATAACGCACAACAAAGCATAGCAATTAGCGAGTTTTTATATCCATTGCTACAAGGTTATGATAGTGTTGCGATGAAATGCGATATAGAACTAGGTGGCACGGATCAAAAGTTTAATTTGCTTATGGGTCGCACCTTGCAGCGTACTTATGAGGTTGGCAAAGAACAAGCAGTGCTAATGATGCCTTTGTTAGTAGGGCTTGATGGCACAAACAAAATGAGTAAAAGCCTAGGCAATTATATAGGTATTTCAGAGCCAGCAAATACGATATTTGCTAAGGTTATGAGTATAAGCGATGAGCTTATGTGGGAGTGGTATTTATTACTATCAAACAAAAGCGTAGATGAGATAGAAACTCTAAAAGCTAGCGTAGAAGATGGCAGTGTTCATCCTATGGAAGTAAAAAAGGCCCTTGGCTGCGAGCTTGTAGAGCGCTTTTATGACGAAGCTAACGCAAAATCTGCTAGAGCTGAGTGGGAGAGCGTTCACAGCAAGGGCGCACTGCCAAGCGATATGAAAGAGTATGAAAGCGAGGGTAAAATTTGGATAGTAGAGGCTCTAAAGCTGTGCGGCCTAGTAAACTCAAGCTCTGATGCAAGACGCGCGATAAAGGCAAACTCAGTAAGCATAAATAAAAGCAAAATAAATGACGAGCAGCTACACTTAGAATCTGGAGAGTATGTGCTACAAGTGGGCAAAAAAGCTTATGCAAAACTAAAGGTAAAAAATGGAATTTAA
- a CDS encoding N-acetylmuramoyl-L-alanine amidase gives MGKISRFLALITLFISVVFGACDFSEFDKNFIEVGAKERQRLHNEIKNAYIKSVINDDLECKKASLERLIKANAVFGVNSKTLKKELASLSQANAKNADENNTKKSTPKSQNKDSAQEAKKVSKKEIKNTEQKTNTKSTITQTKDQKSQKTEAKTKVEAKKEAKAEPKSLRVLEVLSDKNSLKIKLNRNINEDELKNFTLNSKDSWRNVYDITGILPSKFPVPQNGISAKIRIAQKDPSTVRIVFEDAKKSQIYSQIDEKEITFSKKLAQNTQKAEQKTEQNTKKTAKKVASAEKTSENKAEKTVKTQNTKNDKKIAKKPEHINQKAMKIAADTATAASNKLSKKQKASKIIVLDPGHGGDDVGALSQNKKLREKDIVLNVSKKTASLLKERGYKVLFTRSNDRFIKLRSRTSFANDKGAHLFISIHANAAPNKEKAKSMNGIETFFLSPSRSERSMNAANLENKADTDEMNYFTKVSFLNFLNREKIIASNKLAIDMQAALLKSVRASYKVSDGGVREAPFWVLVGALMPAVLIEIGYISHPDESQKIANSKYQDRLAKGIADGVDEYFAKNL, from the coding sequence ATGGGGAAAATAAGTAGATTTTTAGCCTTAATCACGCTTTTTATAAGTGTGGTTTTTGGTGCTTGTGATTTTAGCGAGTTTGACAAAAACTTTATAGAAGTAGGCGCAAAAGAACGCCAGCGCCTACACAATGAAATCAAAAACGCCTATATAAAATCAGTTATAAACGATGATTTGGAGTGTAAAAAAGCTAGTTTGGAGCGTCTAATAAAGGCAAATGCTGTCTTTGGCGTAAACTCAAAAACCCTAAAAAAAGAACTAGCTAGTCTAAGTCAGGCTAATGCTAAAAACGCTGATGAAAATAACACTAAAAAATCTACTCCAAAAAGCCAAAATAAAGATAGCGCCCAAGAAGCTAAAAAAGTATCTAAAAAAGAAATTAAAAACACAGAACAAAAAACAAACACTAAATCCACAATAACACAAACCAAAGATCAAAAATCGCAAAAAACAGAAGCAAAAACAAAAGTAGAAGCAAAAAAAGAAGCAAAAGCAGAGCCAAAAAGCCTAAGAGTGCTTGAAGTGCTAAGCGATAAAAACTCTCTAAAAATCAAGCTAAACCGCAATATAAATGAAGACGAGCTAAAAAACTTCACTCTTAACTCAAAGGATAGCTGGCGCAATGTATATGATATAACTGGTATTTTACCTAGCAAATTCCCTGTCCCACAAAACGGCATTTCAGCCAAAATCCGTATAGCCCAAAAAGATCCAAGCACCGTGCGAATAGTCTTTGAAGATGCTAAAAAAAGCCAAATTTACTCTCAAATAGATGAAAAAGAAATAACTTTTAGCAAAAAGCTAGCACAAAATACGCAAAAAGCAGAACAAAAAACAGAACAAAATACCAAAAAAACCGCAAAAAAAGTAGCTAGTGCAGAAAAAACTAGCGAAAATAAGGCAGAAAAAACCGTAAAAACCCAAAACACTAAAAATGATAAAAAAATAGCTAAAAAGCCAGAACATATAAATCAAAAAGCTATGAAAATCGCAGCTGATACCGCCACAGCTGCTAGCAATAAACTAAGTAAAAAGCAAAAAGCTAGTAAAATTATAGTGCTTGACCCAGGGCATGGCGGAGATGATGTTGGCGCGCTTAGCCAAAATAAAAAGCTGCGTGAAAAAGACATAGTGCTAAATGTAAGCAAAAAAACCGCCAGCTTGCTAAAAGAGCGTGGGTACAAGGTGCTTTTTACTCGCAGCAACGACCGCTTTATCAAGCTTAGATCTCGCACGAGCTTTGCAAATGATAAAGGTGCGCACCTTTTTATCTCTATTCACGCAAACGCTGCGCCAAATAAAGAAAAAGCTAAGAGTATGAACGGAATTGAGACCTTTTTTCTAAGTCCGTCACGCTCTGAGCGTTCAATGAACGCTGCAAATCTAGAAAACAAAGCAGATACTGATGAGATGAATTATTTTACGAAAGTAAGCTTTCTAAACTTTTTAAACCGCGAAAAAATCATCGCTAGCAATAAGCTTGCAATTGATATGCAAGCAGCCCTTTTAAAAAGCGTGCGAGCCAGCTACAAAGTAAGCGATGGTGGGGTTAGAGAGGCACCATTTTGGGTGTTAGTGGGCGCTCTCATGCCTGCGGTGCTGATAGAAATCGGCTACATCTCTCACCCAGACGAGAGCCAAAAAATCGCAAACTCAAAATACCAAGACCGCCTAGCAAAAGGCATAGCTGATGGTGTAGATGAGTATTTTGCTAAAAATTTATAG
- a CDS encoding adenosylmethionine--8-amino-7-oxononanoate transaminase: MNNTAQELSKLDLEHIWHPCSQMSEYDSVLAIKRGDGAVLYGYDEKAYIDCISSWWVNIFGHGNAYIAAKIAEQAKSLSQVILAGFTHEPLVRLSARLCKLLPSPLNKCFYADNGSAAVEVALKMSYHKNKLRGKEKPLFLNLKNSYHGETIGALSVGDVELYKASYGGILIDCISAKVPCDFSAWGGEIVSEDEALSDLEKVLKTHAHRISAFIIEPLIQCSGNMNMPSPAYTKKACELVRSYEIDVIFDEIAVGFGRSGSMWAMEQVGFVPDFVCLSKGLSGGNLPFSVVVTSDSVYNEFLGDFDRAFLHSHSYTGNALAAAAANATLDIFESENVIEKNKALSAFILEQFKWASEHEKVRNFRQRGMVLAFDVSRLAGAKSREFRNLALNRGLLLRPLGASLYFMPPYVITRDQIAFASTQIKELINEL, from the coding sequence ATGAATAATACAGCCCAAGAACTCTCAAAACTTGATTTAGAGCACATTTGGCATCCTTGTTCACAGATGAGTGAGTATGATAGCGTGCTAGCTATCAAGCGTGGCGATGGCGCTGTGCTGTATGGCTACGATGAAAAGGCTTATATTGATTGTATTTCTAGCTGGTGGGTAAATATTTTTGGACACGGCAATGCTTATATAGCCGCTAAAATTGCCGAACAAGCAAAGAGCCTTAGCCAAGTGATACTAGCTGGCTTTACGCACGAGCCTTTGGTGCGACTTAGTGCTAGGCTTTGTAAATTACTGCCAAGTCCCTTAAACAAATGCTTTTACGCTGATAATGGCTCAGCAGCTGTGGAGGTCGCCCTAAAAATGAGCTATCACAAAAATAAGCTTAGGGGCAAGGAAAAACCGCTTTTTCTAAACCTTAAAAATAGCTATCACGGAGAGACCATCGGCGCACTTAGCGTGGGAGATGTGGAGCTTTACAAAGCTAGTTATGGTGGGATTTTGATTGATTGTATTAGCGCAAAAGTGCCTTGTGATTTTTCTGCGTGGGGCGGCGAGATTGTAAGCGAAGATGAGGCTCTAAGCGACCTTGAAAAAGTGCTAAAAACACACGCTCACCGCATCAGTGCCTTTATAATAGAGCCACTAATTCAATGCTCTGGCAATATGAATATGCCAAGCCCTGCTTATACCAAAAAAGCCTGCGAGCTAGTGCGAAGCTACGAAATAGATGTGATTTTTGATGAAATTGCGGTGGGCTTTGGGCGGAGTGGGTCTATGTGGGCGATGGAGCAGGTGGGCTTTGTGCCTGATTTTGTCTGCCTTAGCAAGGGGCTAAGCGGTGGAAATCTGCCTTTTTCAGTAGTAGTTACGAGTGATAGCGTGTATAATGAGTTTTTGGGGGATTTTGACAGGGCTTTTCTTCATTCTCACAGCTACACAGGAAACGCCCTAGCAGCAGCTGCAGCAAACGCTACTTTAGATATCTTTGAGAGCGAAAATGTGATTGAGAAAAACAAGGCTTTAAGTGCGTTTATTTTGGAGCAATTTAAGTGGGCTAGTGAGCATGAAAAGGTGCGAAACTTCCGTCAGCGTGGTATGGTGCTAGCCTTTGATGTGTCGCGTCTTGCTGGGGCAAAAAGTAGAGAGTTTAGAAATCTGGCTTTAAATCGTGGTTTATTGCTTCGTCCGCTTGGTGCGAGCCTATACTTCATGCCGCCATATGTTATAACTAGGGATCAAATCGCCTTTGCTAGCACGCAAATAAAAGAGCTAATAAATGAGCTCTAA
- a CDS encoding CsgG/HfaB family protein, translated as MKKSLLISGLLATALFTGCATGGSSQPSYSGGAAAGKNSTAKGIERCAKPMGTLAIHEDQRSDWFAYLTRNYKLTSTVPVIKTILQQTNCFVIVERGKMMNNMMQERALQQSGEMRKVNTKKSKKNRNWKNQMVAADFAINPEIFFSDANTGGAGAAVGAVGGGLLGILAGGFSKKETQVSLTMIDNRSGVQIASAIGHASATDFLGLGGLGGGGGGGALGMYSRTPEGKTLVNAFVDAINQMVVALNNYEAQSVEGGLGQGGTLEIAD; from the coding sequence ATGAAAAAATCACTTCTAATCAGTGGCTTGCTAGCTACTGCACTTTTTACAGGCTGTGCTACTGGTGGCAGCTCACAACCTAGTTATAGTGGCGGCGCAGCAGCTGGCAAAAACTCTACTGCTAAAGGCATTGAGCGTTGCGCTAAACCTATGGGAACTCTTGCTATACATGAGGATCAAAGAAGTGACTGGTTTGCGTATCTTACTCGCAACTACAAGCTAACCTCTACAGTCCCAGTTATCAAAACCATACTTCAGCAAACAAACTGCTTTGTTATCGTAGAGCGTGGCAAAATGATGAATAACATGATGCAAGAACGCGCTTTACAACAAAGTGGCGAGATGAGAAAAGTAAATACCAAAAAAAGCAAGAAAAATCGCAATTGGAAAAACCAAATGGTCGCAGCTGACTTTGCTATAAATCCTGAGATTTTCTTTAGCGATGCAAATACTGGTGGCGCAGGAGCAGCGGTAGGTGCTGTCGGTGGCGGTCTGCTTGGTATTTTAGCAGGTGGCTTTAGCAAAAAAGAAACTCAAGTTTCTCTAACCATGATCGATAACCGCTCAGGTGTCCAAATCGCAAGTGCTATAGGTCATGCTAGTGCTACTGATTTCTTAGGTCTTGGTGGACTTGGCGGTGGCGGTGGCGGTGGTGCGCTTGGTATGTACTCACGCACACCAGAGGGTAAAACCCTAGTAAATGCCTTTGTAGATGCAATAAATCAAATGGTAGTAGCACTTAACAATTATGAAGCTCAAAGTGTAGAAGGCGGTCTAGGTCAAGGCGGCACACTAGAAATCGCTGACTAG